In Asterias rubens chromosome 10, eAstRub1.3, whole genome shotgun sequence, the following proteins share a genomic window:
- the LOC117295406 gene encoding sorting nexin-2-like — MADREPPPLFDDEDQNEVKTDNVSEDKPAPTIVVDEEEDSDLFAGGGTEVSLDDDPLKEEVKEEPPKPEPVKEAPVKETPPAELKTEPTPAATSPAVTETVNTKGSAAAKVTDETEEEVEEDKKEAKAVDEEEEEEQLDTFDMEITITEPFKKGDGMSAYMAYKVTTKTSNPSFKKPETTVTRRFSDFLGIHQKLVERHTTKGHIVPPAPEKSVVGMTKVKMSKTAEESNSMDFVEKRRASLERYLNRTASHPLLQQDDKFIEFLEKEELPKATSTSALSGAGMLRAFSRVVDSASKITSKVTESDQWFEEKHQQIDGLDSQLKKLHLSVESMVAHRRELGGCTALFAKSSAMLGNSEEHTALSRAISQLAETEEKIDQLHHEQANTDFYVLSELLKDYIGLIGSVRDAFREREKLFGTWQSAQMTLAKKREQEAKLKISGKPDKLAQVQEEIKDWEGKETKGQKDFELISKTIRKEYSRFEANRMTDFRSVIIKYLEALMNHQQQLIQYWEGFLPEAKAIA; from the exons AAATGAGGTCAAAACCGACAATGTTTCAGAA gataagcCGGCTCCAACAATCGTAGTTGATGAAGAAGAAGACAGTGACCTCTTTGCag GAGGGGGCACAGAAGTGTCGCTCGACGATGACCCGTTGAAGGAGGAAGTCAAGGAAGAACCTCCGAAGCCTGAACCTGTCAAGGAGGCTCCAGTCAAGGAGACGCCCCCGGCCGAGTTAAAGACAGAGCCAACCCCTGCTGCCACCTCACCCGCAGTCACTGAAACCGTTAACACGAAGGGATCAGCTGCGGCTAAAGTTACG GATGAAACTGAGGAGGAGGTTGAGGAAGACAAGAAGGAGGCCAAGGCTGTCGatgaggaggaagaggaggagcaattggacacctttgatatGGAGATAACTATCACAGAACCATTCAAGAAAG GTGACGGGATGAGTGCTTATATGGCGTATAAAGTGACCACAAAG ACAAGTAATCCATCCTTCAAGAAACCAGAGACAACCGTTACCAGACGCTTCAGCGACTTTCTGGGTATTCACCAGAAACTAGTGGAGAGACACACCACAAAAGGACACATTGTTCCCCCAGCCCCAGAGAAGAGTGTTGTTG GTATGACCAAAGTGAAGATGTCCAAGACTGCTGAAGAGTCCAATTCCATGGACTTTGTAGAGAAGCGCCGTGCTTCTCTGGAGCGATACCTCAACCGGACTGCTTCCCATCCTCTGCTACAACAGGATGACAAGTTTATAGAATTCCTGGAGAAAGAAGAG CTTCCTAAAGCAACCAGTACATCAGCATTGAGTGGGGCAGGAATGCTGCGTGCCTTCAGTCGTGTGGTGGACTCAGCCTCAAAGATTACGTCCAAGGTCACCGAGTCAGATCAG TGGTTTGAAGAGAAGCATCAGCAGATAGATGGCCTTGATTCCCAGCTGAAGAAACTTCATCTTAGCGTGGAGAGTATGGTCGCCCATAGGAGAG AGCTTGGCGGTTGCACAGCTCTTTTTGCCAAGAGTTCAGCGATGCTCGGAAACTCTGAGGAGCATACCGCCCTCTCTAGGGCGATCTCACAACTGGCCGAGACCGAAGAAAAGATTGACCAGCTTCACCATGAGCAGGCCAACACTGACTTCTACGTCCTGTCAGAGTTGTTGAAAGACTACATTGGCCTTATTGGTTCAGTCAGa GATGCATTCCGCGAGCGAGAGAAACTGTTCGGGACTTGGCAGTCGGCACAAATGACGCTAGCTAAGAAGAGAGAGCAGGAGGCTAAGCTCAAGATAAGCGGCAAACCGGACAAACTGGCCCAAGTACAGGAGGAAATTAAAGAT TGGGAAGGCAAAGAGACAAAAGGACAGAAGGATTTCGAACTGATCTCCAAGACGATTCGTAAAGAGTATAGCAGATTTGAG GCGAATCGAATGACTGACTTCCGTTCCGTGATCATCAAATACCTGGAAGCTTTGATGAACCATCAGCaacag TTGATCCAGTATTGGGAAGGTTTCCTCCCTGAAGCCAAAGCCATTGCATAA